A genomic stretch from Leptotrichia sp. HSP-536 includes:
- a CDS encoding PTS fructose transporter subunit IIABC, translating into MKISDLLIKDRINLDVKSTNKVDIIKELARLHEKTGVLNDYDGYVKALMAREEQSSTGIGEGIAIPHAKTKFVKKPALAMGRKPEGIDYDSLDGEPATLFFMIAAPDGANNTHIETLARLSQLLLDDDFKEALENAATSDEIIEIINKTEAEKFPEENVQKKEEKSAETTIPAASGDAPYIIAATACPTGIAHTYMAAAALKKAAEEMGVKIKVETNGADGRKDILTTEDIKEAKGVILAINRNIEVDRFDGKPLIQVEAKEGINNAKALIQQVLDGKAPIFHASGSSTASSESASSEKKGLYKHLLSGVSYMLPLVISGGILIALAFLVDTLSGNGGAGAEYGSKAPLAKMLKDIGGQAFGLFVPVLAGYIAYSISERAALSAGLVAGAIATAGGSGFIGALLGGFLAGYVVKGLVKGLSGMPRSLNGLKMILLYPVLSVLITGVGMVLVINPFASIINNALNNWLNGMSGSSAVLLGAVLGGMMAIDMGGPVNKAAYVFGSGTLAATMTSGGSLPMAAVMAGGMVPPIAIALASTLFKNKFTAEEREAGLTNYIMGFSFITEGAIPYAAADPTRVIPASVIGSAIAGALTGLFSIKIPAPHGGILVMALSNNFLLYLLAVVIGSIAAAFVLGFLKPAIKQEN; encoded by the coding sequence ATGAAAATATCAGATTTACTGATTAAGGACAGAATAAATCTGGATGTAAAATCTACAAATAAAGTAGACATTATTAAGGAACTTGCTAGATTACATGAAAAAACAGGTGTTTTAAACGATTATGACGGTTATGTTAAAGCATTAATGGCAAGGGAAGAGCAAAGTTCGACTGGGATCGGTGAAGGAATTGCAATTCCGCATGCAAAAACAAAATTTGTAAAAAAACCTGCACTTGCGATGGGAAGAAAGCCTGAAGGAATTGACTATGATTCATTGGATGGTGAACCTGCGACACTATTCTTTATGATTGCAGCTCCAGACGGTGCAAATAACACGCATATTGAGACACTTGCAAGATTATCACAATTATTACTGGATGATGACTTTAAGGAAGCTCTTGAAAATGCGGCAACATCTGATGAAATAATAGAAATTATTAACAAGACAGAAGCTGAAAAATTCCCTGAAGAAAATGTTCAGAAAAAAGAAGAAAAATCAGCTGAAACAACAATCCCAGCAGCATCAGGAGATGCACCTTACATAATTGCGGCAACAGCTTGTCCAACAGGAATTGCTCATACATATATGGCAGCGGCGGCACTTAAAAAAGCAGCGGAAGAAATGGGAGTAAAAATTAAAGTAGAAACAAACGGTGCTGATGGAAGAAAAGATATTTTGACAACTGAAGATATAAAAGAAGCAAAAGGTGTAATTTTAGCAATTAACAGAAACATTGAAGTTGACAGATTTGATGGAAAACCTTTAATTCAAGTAGAGGCAAAAGAAGGAATTAATAATGCAAAAGCATTAATTCAACAAGTTTTAGATGGAAAAGCTCCTATTTTCCACGCAAGCGGTTCTTCTACAGCTTCTTCAGAATCAGCTTCATCTGAGAAAAAAGGACTTTATAAACACCTGTTAAGTGGAGTTTCATATATGCTTCCGTTAGTTATAAGTGGTGGAATATTGATAGCATTGGCATTTTTAGTAGATACATTGTCTGGTAATGGTGGAGCTGGAGCAGAATACGGTTCAAAAGCACCTTTGGCTAAAATGTTAAAAGATATTGGTGGACAAGCGTTTGGATTGTTTGTACCAGTTTTAGCTGGATACATTGCTTACAGTATTAGTGAGAGAGCGGCACTTTCGGCAGGATTAGTTGCAGGAGCAATTGCAACTGCTGGTGGTTCTGGGTTTATTGGTGCGTTGCTTGGTGGATTTCTTGCAGGATATGTTGTAAAAGGATTAGTAAAAGGTTTATCTGGAATGCCAAGATCTTTAAATGGTCTGAAAATGATTCTATTGTATCCAGTATTGTCAGTATTAATTACAGGAGTGGGAATGGTGCTTGTAATAAATCCATTTGCTTCAATAATTAACAATGCTTTAAATAACTGGTTAAATGGAATGTCAGGTTCAAGTGCAGTTTTACTGGGAGCAGTTCTTGGCGGAATGATGGCTATTGATATGGGAGGTCCAGTAAATAAAGCGGCTTACGTATTTGGTTCTGGTACGCTAGCAGCTACAATGACTTCAGGCGGAAGTTTACCGATGGCAGCAGTTATGGCTGGTGGAATGGTTCCTCCAATCGCAATTGCATTGGCTTCAACACTCTTTAAAAATAAATTTACAGCAGAAGAAAGAGAAGCTGGACTTACAAACTACATTATGGGATTCTCATTCATTACAGAAGGTGCGATTCCTTATGCAGCGGCAGATCCAACAAGAGTTATTCCAGCAAGTGTTATCGGATCAGCAATAGCAGGAGCGTTAACAGGCCTATTTAGTATAAAAATCCCTGCACCTCATGGTGGAATTCTAGTAATGGCATTAAGTAATAATTTCTTATTATACTTACTAGCAGTTGTTATTGGAAGTATTGCTGCAGCATTTGTGTTAGGGTTCTTAAAACCTGCTATTAAACAGGAAAATTAG
- the pfkB gene encoding 1-phosphofructokinase: MIYTLTLNPALDYDMYLKDDLQAEHLNLAHKVNYRAGGKGINVSKVLKNLDVESTAIGFVAGFVGDFIIRDLKKDNIKSEFVELEGNTRINVKINGNDKETELTGVSPEITAEKLQELINKISDLKDGDILVFSGSVPASISSKIYKELSENVKADVEIVLDTRGNLLQDNIHNNLFVKPNIHELREMFNEKLETKAEIVEKCKFFLDKGVKNVILSRGGEGALLVNKDFVLEASVPKGQLINSIGAGDSMVAGFIAGFVKGLSPEDSFRLAVASGSATAYSYGLAEKDLVNKLYDEIEISKETF; the protein is encoded by the coding sequence ATGATTTACACATTGACATTGAATCCAGCGTTGGATTATGACATGTATCTTAAGGACGATTTGCAGGCTGAACATTTGAATCTTGCTCATAAAGTAAATTATAGAGCGGGTGGAAAAGGAATTAATGTTTCAAAGGTACTGAAAAATTTGGATGTGGAATCTACAGCAATTGGATTTGTTGCAGGATTTGTTGGAGATTTTATTATCAGGGATCTAAAAAAGGATAATATCAAATCTGAATTTGTGGAACTTGAAGGAAATACTAGAATTAATGTAAAAATTAATGGTAACGATAAGGAAACTGAACTTACAGGAGTTTCACCAGAAATTACAGCTGAGAAATTACAGGAATTAATTAACAAAATTTCTGATTTAAAAGACGGAGACATACTTGTATTTTCAGGAAGTGTCCCAGCTTCAATCAGCAGTAAAATTTACAAAGAGCTATCTGAAAATGTAAAAGCTGACGTGGAAATTGTACTTGATACAAGAGGAAATTTATTACAGGACAATATTCATAACAATCTTTTTGTTAAGCCAAATATTCATGAACTAAGAGAAATGTTTAATGAAAAATTAGAAACAAAGGCTGAAATTGTAGAAAAATGTAAATTCTTTTTGGATAAGGGTGTAAAAAATGTTATTCTTTCCAGAGGTGGTGAAGGTGCATTGCTTGTAAATAAAGACTTTGTGCTGGAAGCATCAGTTCCAAAAGGACAGCTGATTAACTCAATCGGAGCGGGAGATTCAATGGTTGCAGGATTTATCGCTGGATTTGTAAAAGGTCTTTCTCCAGAAGATTCATTTAGACTTGCAGTTGCTTCAGGAAGTGCGACAGCGTATTCTTATGGACTTGCAGAAAAAGATTTGGTAAACAAATTGTATGATGAAATTGAGATTTCAAAGGAAACTTTCTAA
- a CDS encoding SPFH domain-containing protein, with product MLFLPLVVVLIVITLIYILKAVKIVPESRVLIIERLGKYDRSLSSGLSFLNPFFDRVARSVSLKEQVVDFPPQPVITKDNATMQIDTVVYFQITDPKLYTYGVERPLSAIENLTATTLRNIIGDMTVDQTLTSRDIINTKMRQELDDATDPWGIKVNRVELKSILPPADIRVAMEKEMKAEREKRANILEAQAKREAAILVAEGEKQAAILRAEARKEEQIKEAEGRAEAILSVQKAQAEALRLLNEAAPTKAVLSLKGMETFEKVADGQATKIIIPSELQNLAGMVSAFSELSKTDKK from the coding sequence ATGCTGTTCTTACCATTAGTTGTTGTTCTTATTGTAATTACATTAATTTATATTTTAAAAGCAGTAAAAATTGTGCCAGAGTCACGAGTACTCATTATTGAAAGACTAGGGAAATACGATAGGTCCTTAAGTTCTGGGTTGAGTTTTTTAAATCCTTTTTTTGATAGAGTTGCAAGAAGCGTGTCGTTAAAGGAACAAGTTGTGGATTTTCCGCCTCAGCCAGTCATTACAAAAGACAATGCCACAATGCAAATTGACACAGTTGTTTATTTTCAAATAACTGATCCAAAATTATACACTTATGGAGTGGAACGTCCGCTTTCAGCAATTGAAAACTTAACGGCTACAACTTTGAGAAATATTATTGGAGATATGACAGTTGACCAGACTTTGACTTCAAGGGATATTATTAATACAAAAATGCGTCAGGAACTGGATGATGCGACAGATCCATGGGGAATAAAAGTAAATCGTGTGGAATTAAAAAGTATTTTGCCACCAGCCGACATTCGTGTTGCAATGGAAAAGGAAATGAAGGCAGAGCGTGAAAAAAGGGCAAATATTTTGGAAGCACAGGCAAAAAGGGAAGCTGCAATACTTGTTGCAGAAGGTGAAAAACAAGCTGCGATTTTAAGGGCGGAAGCTAGAAAGGAAGAACAGATAAAAGAAGCCGAAGGGCGTGCAGAAGCTATTTTATCAGTTCAAAAAGCACAAGCAGAAGCATTAAGATTATTAAATGAAGCTGCACCGACAAAAGCAGTATTATCACTAAAAGGAATGGAAACTTTTGAAAAAGTTGCAGATGGACAAGCTACAAAAATCATTATTCCAAGCGAATTGCAAAATCTAGCTGGAATGGTGAGTGCATTTTCAGAGCTTTCGAAAACAGATAAAAAATAA
- a CDS encoding NfeD family protein, with amino-acid sequence MGALFWAILSGTFAVLEIIIPGLVTIWFALSALIVMFFSNFSNDSTIEFFVFAVLSLIFLIFTRPVLRRYIDMQKKNSFNSSMKGADVKVEKIVDARRIEKEYEVKFKGSIWTGISEEIFSAGEIVKIKEFRGNKIILERKY; translated from the coding sequence ATGGGAGCATTATTTTGGGCAATTTTGTCAGGAACTTTTGCAGTTCTGGAAATTATTATTCCTGGACTTGTAACAATATGGTTTGCTCTTTCGGCATTAATTGTAATGTTTTTTTCAAATTTTTCCAATGATTCGACAATCGAATTTTTCGTATTTGCAGTGCTTTCACTAATTTTTTTGATTTTTACACGTCCAGTTTTACGTAGATACATTGACATGCAGAAAAAAAATAGCTTTAATTCAAGCATGAAAGGAGCTGATGTAAAAGTTGAAAAAATTGTGGATGCTAGAAGAATTGAAAAGGAATATGAAGTAAAATTTAAAGGTTCTATCTGGACAGGGATAAGCGAAGAGATTTTTTCAGCTGGAGAAATTGTAAAAATTAAGGAATTTAGAGGAAATAAAATAATTCTGGAAAGAAAATATTAA
- a CDS encoding SemiSWEET family transporter — MSEKNLKILGWIGTLLSVIMYVSYVPQIMGNLHGNKTFFLQPLAATINCTIWTSYGLLKEKKDYPLSAANLPGVIFGLLATITAF; from the coding sequence ATGAGCGAAAAAAACTTGAAAATTTTAGGATGGATCGGAACATTGCTTTCTGTAATAATGTATGTGTCTTATGTTCCGCAAATAATGGGAAACTTGCATGGGAATAAAACATTTTTCCTACAGCCTTTAGCAGCAACGATTAACTGTACAATATGGACAAGTTATGGACTTTTAAAGGAAAAAAAAGATTATCCTCTTTCAGCAGCAAATTTGCCAGGAGTAATTTTTGGGTTGCTTGCAACAATTACAGCGTTTTAA